From a region of the Streptomyces venezuelae genome:
- a CDS encoding sporulation protein yields MSRELREPNEKLGAVLALAGISNAGLARRVNDLGAQRGLTLRYDKTSVARWVSKGMVPQGAAPHLIAAAIGAKLGRPVPLHEIGLADADPAPEVGLAFPRDVGAAVRSATDLYRLDLAGRRGGGGIWQSLAGSFSVAAYATPASRWLISPADSSVAREPAGSRPPHLTAGEPTTGQPTAGQPPAGHATAGHATTGHMVRGHAVTDDVAAGHATTDGPASGAVPMPDPVARHSMVQSPVSVTPSAHDAPAREATAAPGPRSSPDGRTTGPATGPMAGPASGHVAGPASGTTTGPATGPMTGPATGPPSIVVPAQPGPETPRDLGQRVGHSDVTKLREAAEDARRWDSKYGGGDWRSSMVPECLRVDAAPLLLGSYTDEVGRALFGATAELTRLAGWMAFDTGQQEAAQRYYIQALRLARAAADVPLGGYVLASMSLQATYRDFPDEGVDLAQAAVERNRGLATARTMSFFRLVEARAHAKAGDSTAAGTALRAAEGWLERSREGDPDPTWLGFYSYDRFAADAAECYRDLKLPRQVRRFTEQALSRPTEEYVRSHGLRLVVSAVAELESGNLDAACAAGTRAVEVAGRISSARTTEYVRDLLHRLEPYGDEPRVAELRERARPLLVAQA; encoded by the coding sequence ATGTCCAGGGAGCTCCGCGAGCCCAACGAGAAGCTCGGCGCCGTCCTCGCCCTCGCGGGCATCAGCAACGCCGGGCTGGCCCGGCGGGTCAACGACCTCGGAGCGCAGCGCGGCCTGACGCTCCGGTACGACAAGACGTCGGTGGCCCGGTGGGTGTCGAAGGGGATGGTGCCCCAGGGCGCCGCCCCCCATCTGATCGCGGCCGCCATCGGCGCGAAGCTGGGGCGGCCGGTACCGCTGCACGAGATCGGGCTGGCGGACGCCGACCCCGCGCCCGAGGTCGGGCTGGCCTTCCCGCGCGACGTGGGTGCGGCGGTGCGCTCGGCCACCGACCTCTACCGGCTCGACCTCGCCGGGCGGCGCGGCGGGGGCGGGATCTGGCAGTCGCTGGCGGGCTCGTTCTCCGTGGCGGCGTACGCGACGCCCGCCTCGCGCTGGCTGATATCTCCCGCCGACAGTTCGGTGGCCCGGGAACCGGCGGGCAGCCGTCCCCCGCACCTCACGGCCGGCGAGCCCACGACGGGACAGCCGACGGCGGGACAGCCGCCAGCAGGGCACGCGACGGCAGGGCACGCGACGACGGGTCACATGGTGAGAGGTCACGCGGTGACCGACGACGTGGCTGCCGGCCACGCGACGACCGACGGCCCGGCGTCCGGCGCCGTCCCGATGCCGGACCCCGTGGCGCGGCACTCCATGGTCCAGAGCCCCGTGTCAGTGACCCCCTCGGCTCACGACGCGCCGGCGCGCGAGGCGACGGCAGCACCAGGGCCCCGGTCCTCCCCGGACGGCCGCACGACCGGCCCGGCGACAGGGCCGATGGCAGGCCCCGCGTCAGGCCATGTGGCAGGACCGGCATCCGGAACGACGACAGGACCGGCGACAGGCCCGATGACGGGACCGGCGACAGGCCCGCCGTCCATCGTTGTGCCCGCCCAGCCCGGACCCGAAACGCCGCGCGACCTCGGCCAGCGCGTGGGCCACAGCGATGTGACGAAGCTGCGCGAGGCCGCCGAGGACGCGCGCCGCTGGGACTCCAAGTACGGCGGCGGGGACTGGCGTTCGTCGATGGTTCCCGAGTGCCTGCGGGTGGACGCGGCACCGCTGCTGCTCGGCTCGTACACCGACGAGGTGGGCCGCGCGCTGTTCGGCGCGACCGCCGAACTGACCCGGCTGGCCGGGTGGATGGCCTTCGACACGGGCCAGCAGGAAGCGGCCCAGCGCTACTACATCCAGGCGCTGCGGCTCGCCCGCGCGGCCGCGGACGTACCGCTCGGCGGCTATGTGCTGGCCTCGATGTCCCTGCAGGCGACCTACCGGGACTTCCCCGACGAGGGGGTGGACCTCGCGCAGGCGGCCGTCGAGCGCAACCGGGGTCTCGCCACCGCCCGCACCATGAGTTTCTTCCGGCTGGTCGAGGCGCGGGCGCACGCGAAGGCGGGCGACTCGACGGCGGCGGGGACGGCGCTGCGGGCGGCGGAGGGCTGGCTGGAGCGGTCCCGGGAGGGCGATCCGGATCCGACCTGGCTGGGTTTCTACTCGTACGACCGTTTCGCGGCAGATGCCGCAGAATGCTACCGGGATCTGAAACTGCCCCGGCAGGTGAGGCGGTTCACCGAGCAGGCTCTGTCGCGCCCCACCGAGGAGTACGTACGGTCGCACGGGCTGCGGCTGGTCGTGAGCGCGGTCGCCGAGCTGGAGTCGGGCAATCTCGACGCGGCGTGCGCGGCGGGCACCCGGGCGGTGGAGGTGGCGGGGAGGATCTCCTCGGCACGGACGACCGAATACGTACGGGACCTGCTGCACCGCCTGGAACCGTACGGGGACGAGCCGCGCGTGGCGGAGCTGCGGGAGCGGGCCCGGCCGCTGTTGGTGGCGCAGGCGTAA
- the lhgO gene encoding L-2-hydroxyglutarate oxidase, with protein MQYAGVGGVSVGGGVDCDVLVIGGGIVGLSTAHAVARLAPGTRVVVLEKESGPARHQTGRNSGVIHSGIYYRPGSLKARFAVSGAAEMVKFCAEHGIPHEVTGKLIVATEREELPRLHALVQRGRENGIPVRELGPAQITEYEPEVRGLAAIHVGSTGIVDYGRVSAQLAESSGAEIVYGGAVDLISRRPSAVAVRTTSGLVVRARVLVNCAGLQCDRIARLAGDDPGMRIIPFRGEYYDLTRPDLVRGLVYPVPDPAFPFLGVHLTRGIGGGVHVGPNAVPALAREGYAWSAVRPRDIADELAWPGSWRMAARHWRYGTGEIHRSLSKQAFTRAVRRLLPAVTAADLRPAAAGVRAQAVLRDGTLADDFLIRDAPRTVHVLNAPSPAATASLPIGREIATRALRTLGSA; from the coding sequence GTGCAGTATGCAGGGGTGGGAGGTGTCAGCGTGGGTGGCGGCGTGGACTGCGATGTGCTGGTGATCGGCGGCGGAATCGTCGGCCTGTCGACGGCGCATGCCGTGGCGCGCCTGGCTCCGGGGACCAGGGTCGTGGTCCTGGAGAAGGAGTCGGGCCCGGCCCGGCACCAGACGGGCCGCAACAGCGGGGTGATCCACAGCGGGATCTACTACCGCCCGGGTTCCCTCAAGGCGCGCTTCGCGGTGAGCGGGGCCGCCGAGATGGTCAAGTTCTGTGCGGAGCACGGGATTCCGCACGAGGTCACGGGCAAGCTGATCGTCGCCACGGAGCGGGAGGAGCTGCCTCGGCTGCACGCCCTGGTCCAGCGCGGCCGGGAGAACGGCATTCCGGTGCGCGAGCTCGGCCCGGCTCAGATCACGGAGTACGAGCCGGAGGTGCGCGGGCTGGCGGCGATCCACGTCGGCAGCACCGGGATCGTCGACTACGGCCGGGTGAGCGCCCAGCTCGCCGAGTCCTCCGGCGCGGAGATCGTCTACGGCGGCGCCGTGGACCTGATCTCGCGGCGCCCCTCGGCCGTGGCGGTCCGCACGACGTCCGGCCTGGTGGTCAGGGCGCGGGTCCTGGTGAACTGCGCGGGCCTCCAGTGCGACCGGATCGCCCGCCTCGCCGGGGACGACCCGGGCATGCGGATCATCCCCTTCCGCGGCGAGTACTACGACCTGACGCGGCCTGACCTGGTCAGGGGCCTGGTGTACCCGGTGCCCGACCCGGCGTTCCCCTTCCTCGGGGTGCACCTCACCCGGGGCATCGGCGGCGGTGTCCACGTCGGCCCCAACGCCGTGCCCGCGCTGGCCCGCGAGGGCTACGCCTGGTCGGCGGTGCGGCCCCGGGACATCGCGGACGAGCTCGCCTGGCCGGGATCCTGGCGGATGGCCGCGCGGCACTGGCGGTACGGGACGGGCGAGATCCACCGCTCGCTCTCGAAGCAGGCCTTCACCCGGGCGGTACGGCGCCTGCTGCCGGCCGTCACCGCCGCCGACCTGCGGCCGGCCGCGGCCGGGGTACGCGCCCAGGCCGTGCTGCGCGACGGCACCCTGGCCGACGACTTCCTGATCCGCGACGCCCCGCGTACGGTCCACGTCCTCAACGCCCCGTCGCCGGCCGCGACGGCGTCCCTCCCGATCGGCCGGGAGATCGCCACCCGCGCCCTGCGGACCCTCGGCTCGGCCTGA
- the trmB gene encoding tRNA (guanosine(46)-N7)-methyltransferase TrmB encodes MSESLNPTPPAVPDVPVADYAADAAPEANSYVPPKWRTEPRFPDGPAPDPAGSHHERRIRSFQPRRSRVTTGQGEALKRLWGTWGLDIDGHRVLDLDELFGGLPVVLEIGFGMGEATAQMAAADPGTGILAADVHTPGQGNLLALAERGGMTNVRVANGDAIILLREMLPPDSLAGIRVYFPDPWPKARHHKRRLIQPDFLTLAATRLAPGAVLHCATDWEPYAEQMLEVLTAHPDFENTQPDGGYSPRPGFRPLTRFEGQGLDKGHLVHDLLFRRTEN; translated from the coding sequence GTGTCTGAGTCCCTGAACCCCACGCCGCCCGCCGTCCCGGACGTCCCCGTCGCCGACTACGCCGCCGACGCCGCGCCGGAGGCGAACTCGTACGTGCCCCCGAAGTGGCGCACCGAGCCCCGCTTCCCCGACGGGCCCGCGCCGGACCCGGCCGGCTCGCACCACGAGCGGCGGATCCGGAGCTTCCAGCCCCGGCGCAGCCGGGTCACCACCGGCCAGGGTGAGGCCCTGAAGCGCCTGTGGGGCACCTGGGGCCTGGACATCGACGGCCACCGGGTCCTCGACCTCGACGAGCTCTTCGGCGGCCTGCCGGTCGTCCTGGAGATCGGCTTCGGCATGGGCGAGGCCACGGCGCAGATGGCCGCCGCCGACCCCGGCACCGGGATCCTCGCCGCCGACGTGCACACCCCCGGGCAGGGCAATCTGCTCGCCCTCGCCGAGCGCGGCGGGATGACCAACGTCCGGGTGGCCAACGGCGACGCCATCATCCTGCTCCGCGAGATGCTGCCGCCGGACTCGCTGGCCGGTATCCGCGTGTACTTCCCGGACCCGTGGCCCAAGGCCCGCCACCACAAGCGCCGGCTGATCCAGCCGGACTTCCTCACGCTGGCCGCCACCCGCCTCGCGCCCGGGGCCGTACTGCACTGCGCGACCGACTGGGAGCCGTACGCCGAGCAGATGCTCGAAGTGCTCACCGCGCACCCGGACTTCGAGAACACGCAGCCCGACGGCGGCTACTCCCCGCGTCCCGGCTTCCGGCCGCTGACCCGCTTCGAGGGCCAGGGCCTCGACAAGGGCCACCTCGTACACGACTTGCTCTTCCGTCGCACGGAGAACTGA
- a CDS encoding PrsW family intramembrane metalloprotease, whose product MYRALHLVLPRPSGTVRTCVLLTLLAATGVAILELVREQTGTAGFLVGLGLALLPVAPLMAAFRWLGRAAPAPWSQLLFCFGWGACTAALIAILANNFATQWIAATTTDASTADHLGSVAIAPVVEESAKAAALLLVFTFRRRHFTGPADGFVVAGFTATGFAFTENILYLGNAFVEDLADRSSALESVTAATFFVRIVLSPFAHPLFTVLTGLGFGVAAVSARRSRRIGPPLLGLALAMGMHALWNGSSQFGEHGFYVVYSCVMVPVFGLLVWLAVRIRRDRLRAVEGELAQYAAAGWLGPAEVPALVSMPARSLARTLARRSGGRAAGRVVARYEADAAALALLRNRARRGGPVRERDFAGRERELLHRLWQSRATAGPALARAAVLEELIPPWFDPLDPAAARTDVPGPRNAASGPGGECGPGNECDPVNACGSGPGAGSQTVRPLEFSHASGSCVDPPLRTSRWR is encoded by the coding sequence GTGTACCGAGCGCTCCATCTCGTACTGCCACGTCCGTCCGGCACGGTCCGCACCTGCGTGCTCCTCACCCTGCTCGCCGCGACCGGGGTAGCCATCCTCGAACTCGTGCGGGAACAGACCGGCACCGCCGGCTTCCTGGTCGGTCTCGGTCTCGCCCTGCTGCCGGTGGCGCCGCTCATGGCGGCCTTCCGGTGGCTGGGCCGGGCCGCGCCCGCGCCCTGGTCGCAGCTGCTGTTCTGCTTCGGCTGGGGTGCCTGCACCGCGGCCCTGATCGCGATACTGGCCAACAACTTCGCCACCCAGTGGATAGCCGCGACCACCACCGACGCCTCCACCGCCGATCACCTCGGCTCGGTGGCCATCGCCCCGGTGGTGGAGGAGAGCGCCAAGGCGGCTGCCCTGCTGCTGGTGTTCACGTTCCGAAGACGCCATTTCACCGGTCCCGCCGACGGGTTCGTGGTGGCCGGGTTCACCGCCACCGGCTTCGCCTTCACCGAGAACATCCTCTACCTCGGCAACGCCTTCGTGGAGGACCTGGCCGACCGCAGCAGCGCGCTGGAGTCCGTGACGGCGGCGACCTTCTTCGTACGGATAGTGCTGTCGCCCTTCGCGCACCCGCTGTTCACCGTCCTCACCGGGCTGGGCTTCGGCGTGGCCGCCGTGAGCGCCCGCCGCTCGCGCAGGATCGGCCCGCCGCTGCTCGGCCTGGCCCTGGCCATGGGCATGCACGCGCTGTGGAACGGCTCCTCGCAGTTCGGGGAGCACGGGTTCTACGTGGTCTACAGCTGCGTGATGGTCCCGGTGTTCGGGCTGCTGGTGTGGCTGGCGGTGCGGATAAGGCGTGACCGGTTGCGGGCCGTCGAGGGTGAGCTCGCGCAGTACGCGGCGGCGGGCTGGCTCGGCCCGGCCGAGGTCCCGGCCCTGGTCTCGATGCCGGCCCGGTCGCTGGCCCGCACCCTGGCCCGGCGCAGCGGAGGCCGGGCGGCCGGCCGCGTGGTCGCCCGGTACGAGGCGGATGCGGCGGCCCTGGCCCTGCTGCGGAACCGGGCGCGGCGCGGCGGCCCCGTACGGGAACGGGATTTCGCGGGCCGGGAACGGGAGTTGCTGCACCGGCTCTGGCAGTCCCGGGCGACGGCGGGTCCCGCGCTGGCCCGGGCGGCGGTACTGGAGGAGCTGATCCCGCCGTGGTTCGACCCGTTGGACCCGGCGGCCGCGCGGACGGACGTGCCCGGGCCGCGGAACGCCGCATCCGGCCCCGGGGGCGAATGCGGTCCCGGGAACGAGTGCGACCCCGTCAACGCGTGCGGCTCCGGGCCCGGAGCCGGGTCTCAGACGGTCAGGCCCTTGGAGTTCAGCCACGCCAGCGGGTCCTGCGTCGATCCGCCCTTGCGTACTTCCAGGTGGAGATGA
- a CDS encoding M23 family metallopeptidase: MASNLPAPEGIEIQEPPTAGAWGEWNPTEDSVRPVRGKHRVAKQRGGLARSSTVLGVGVIAAVGAGGIATAQDRPQIAISLPALPDMMTGDKAQQEDADSGSATPTGERTGIIAQQSAQGVDAGEVLRNRILQQAESQQDAAEAKARAEAEDAARQAAAQEAKEKLEAAHKAEEAKTQAEAKAKEEAEAKAAAAEAAAKAEQERLAKPSGSYSLPTSAYTLTSHYGDSGSMWSSGHHTGLDFAAPTGTPAKAVAAGKITSAGWSGAYGYRIVLELPDGTEIWYCHLSSMSVTSGAVGAGDTIGRVGATGNVTGPHLHLEVRKGGSTQDPLAWLNSKGLTV; this comes from the coding sequence GTGGCCTCCAACTTGCCTGCCCCTGAAGGCATCGAAATCCAGGAGCCGCCCACCGCGGGTGCCTGGGGCGAGTGGAATCCCACCGAGGATTCGGTGCGGCCGGTCCGCGGCAAGCACCGGGTCGCCAAGCAGCGCGGAGGACTCGCCCGCAGCTCCACCGTGCTCGGCGTCGGTGTCATCGCGGCGGTCGGCGCCGGTGGCATCGCCACGGCGCAGGACCGGCCCCAGATCGCGATATCCCTGCCGGCCCTGCCCGACATGATGACCGGGGACAAGGCCCAGCAGGAGGACGCCGATTCCGGATCGGCGACCCCGACCGGCGAGCGGACCGGGATCATCGCCCAGCAGTCCGCCCAGGGCGTCGACGCGGGCGAGGTGCTGCGCAACCGCATCCTCCAGCAGGCCGAGTCCCAGCAGGACGCCGCCGAGGCGAAGGCCCGGGCGGAGGCCGAGGACGCGGCGCGACAGGCTGCCGCCCAGGAGGCCAAGGAGAAGCTGGAGGCGGCCCACAAGGCCGAGGAGGCGAAGACGCAGGCCGAGGCGAAGGCCAAGGAAGAGGCCGAGGCGAAGGCCGCGGCGGCGGAGGCGGCGGCCAAGGCCGAACAGGAGCGCCTCGCCAAGCCGTCCGGCAGCTACTCCCTGCCCACCTCCGCCTACACCCTCACCTCGCACTACGGTGACTCCGGCTCGATGTGGTCCTCCGGTCACCACACCGGCCTCGACTTCGCGGCCCCGACCGGCACCCCGGCCAAGGCCGTGGCCGCCGGGAAGATCACCTCGGCGGGCTGGTCCGGTGCGTACGGCTACCGGATCGTGCTGGAGCTCCCCGACGGTACGGAGATCTGGTACTGCCACCTCTCCTCGATGTCGGTGACCTCCGGTGCGGTCGGCGCCGGCGACACCATCGGCCGCGTCGGCGCCACCGGCAACGTCACCGGACCTCATCTCCACCTGGAAGTACGCAAGGGCGGATCGACGCAGGACCCGCTGGCGTGGCTGAACTCCAAGGGCCTGACCGTCTGA
- a CDS encoding PP2C family protein-serine/threonine phosphatase gives MTRRVVRMLPGVLIVLGMVFDVLTPPSFTGSPFFTAAPLIAAPLFTLWATALTGGLAVFAVFVLHVLGGTSWKVEALTELVTVLTVAGLAVLINRMVRRSGERLASARGIAEAAQRAVLPKPAERIGGLHVCAWYEAAQADAFIGGDLYAVQETPYGVRLAVGDVRGKGLGAVEAVAVVLGAFREAADTEPTLEALAQRLERALNREGIRRDSLDAVEGFTTCVLGEIPPGAGVLRLLNRGHPEPLLLHGNGELAVLAPAEPALPLGMGELGGWPDLVQEWAFPAGTTLLLYTDGLTEARDGAGDFYDPAARLRGRIFPGPQALLSALSSDVRRHTGGGATDDMALLAVGRPGEREPERRRTVPVVPRAT, from the coding sequence GTGACCCGTCGCGTGGTCCGGATGTTGCCGGGTGTGCTGATCGTCCTCGGGATGGTCTTCGACGTGCTGACCCCGCCCAGCTTCACGGGGTCCCCGTTCTTCACGGCGGCCCCTCTGATCGCCGCCCCGCTGTTCACCCTCTGGGCCACGGCCCTGACCGGCGGCCTGGCCGTGTTCGCGGTGTTCGTGCTGCACGTCCTGGGCGGCACCAGCTGGAAGGTCGAGGCGCTGACCGAGCTGGTGACCGTACTGACCGTCGCGGGGCTGGCGGTCCTGATCAACCGCATGGTGCGGCGCAGCGGCGAGCGCCTCGCCTCGGCGCGCGGGATCGCCGAGGCCGCGCAGCGTGCGGTGCTGCCGAAGCCCGCCGAGCGCATCGGGGGGCTGCACGTCTGTGCCTGGTACGAGGCCGCGCAGGCCGACGCCTTCATCGGCGGCGACCTGTACGCGGTCCAGGAGACCCCGTACGGGGTGCGGCTGGCGGTGGGTGACGTACGGGGCAAGGGGCTGGGGGCGGTGGAGGCCGTCGCGGTGGTGCTCGGGGCGTTCCGGGAGGCGGCGGACACCGAGCCGACGCTGGAGGCGCTGGCGCAGCGGCTGGAGCGGGCGCTGAACCGCGAGGGCATCCGGCGCGACAGCCTGGACGCGGTGGAGGGGTTCACGACGTGCGTGCTCGGGGAGATCCCGCCGGGCGCGGGCGTGCTGCGTCTGCTCAACCGCGGTCACCCGGAGCCGCTGCTGCTGCACGGGAACGGGGAGCTGGCGGTCCTCGCCCCGGCGGAGCCCGCTCTGCCGCTCGGCATGGGGGAGCTGGGGGGCTGGCCGGACCTGGTGCAGGAGTGGGCCTTTCCGGCGGGGACCACCCTGCTGCTCTACACGGACGGGCTGACCGAGGCCCGGGACGGGGCGGGGGACTTCTACGATCCGGCCGCCCGGCTGCGCGGGCGGATCTTCCCGGGGCCGCAGGCGCTGCTCAGCGCGCTCAGCAGCGATGTGCGCCGGCATACGGGCGGCGGGGCGACGGACGACATGGCGCTGCTCGCGGTCGGCAGGCCGGGGGAGCGGGAACCGGAGCGGCGGCGGACCGTACCGGTGGTGCCTCGCGCGACGTGA
- a CDS encoding GNAT family N-acetyltransferase, with amino-acid sequence MTPVLRTERLVLDPYAPEDEEGFVALFQDTRVSRWMGDGPTSEAEDRALFGRVFTKVYAENLFDVWAVRREGRLVGHAEIKRTDEVDGHEIIYALAPEAWGAGLGTEIAEAIVAYGFGSLGLTEVHATVADANTASLVLLERIGFTHVRDVREDDGSTTRVLTRRRLPAA; translated from the coding sequence ATGACGCCAGTTCTCCGGACCGAACGCCTGGTTCTCGACCCGTACGCCCCCGAGGACGAGGAAGGGTTCGTCGCGCTCTTCCAGGACACCCGGGTGTCCCGGTGGATGGGAGACGGTCCCACCTCCGAGGCCGAGGACCGGGCGCTCTTCGGGCGGGTCTTCACCAAGGTCTACGCCGAGAACCTCTTCGACGTGTGGGCCGTGCGCCGGGAGGGCCGGCTGGTCGGGCACGCCGAGATCAAGCGGACCGACGAGGTCGACGGACACGAGATCATCTACGCCCTGGCCCCCGAGGCCTGGGGAGCGGGCCTCGGTACCGAGATCGCCGAGGCGATCGTCGCGTACGGCTTCGGCTCCCTCGGCCTGACCGAGGTGCACGCGACCGTGGCCGACGCCAACACCGCCTCCCTGGTCCTGCTGGAGCGCATCGGCTTCACCCACGTACGGGACGTCCGGGAGGACGACGGGAGCACCACCCGCGTACTGACCCGCCGCCGGCTTCCTGCCGCCTGA